TGTCCTATAATCCTGCGATCCGGCCAGGTGGCTTTGCTACCGCGACGATTACCAGCGGTTCGGGCGAGGCACCTCTGCTGCCGGAATCGGCCGTCCAGAGCGATGCCAACGGCAATTATGTCTATATCGTCAACGCCAAGAACCAGGTCGAACGCCGCGAAGTGAAGGTCGGCCAAGTGTCGGATACCGGTGTTGCAATCGCCACCGGCCTGACCGGTGCCGAACGGATCGTCACGTCGGCCGGCGCTTTCCTGACCCCCGGGCAGAAGGTCAAGCCCGAGGCACGCAAGGCGCCATGAGCAGCATCGGGCAGGGTTTCTCCCCGCCCGCAACAGGCTGGACAGAGTTGGAAGCGGACGCCCGTGCGTCCGGTGAGGGATGCCCATCATGAGTTTTCGCAATATTTCCGCATGGGCGATCCGCAACCCGGTCCCCCCTCTGGTGCTGTTCGCCGCCCTGCTGCTGGCGGGCGTCGTCAGCTTCATGCGGATGGACGTCAACCAGAACCCGGATATCAGCTTCCCTGCGGTCAGTGTGACCGTAATCCAGCCCGGTGCCGCGCCGACCGAGCTGGAAACCCAGGTCACCCAGCGGATCGAGGCCGCCGTGCGCGGCATCAGCGGGGTGGAGGACATCACATCCTTCGCATCCGAGGGGCAATCGCTGACCAATGTCCAGTTCAAGATAGGCACGCCGGTTGACCGCGCGGTCAACGACGTCAAGAACGCCGTCGACCAGATCCGCAGCGATCTGCCCGATGGCATTCTAGAACCACAGGTTACCCGCATCGACGTCGACGGCGGCCCGATTGCCTATTTCAGCGCCGAAACCACGGACATGACGCTGGAAGAACTGTCCTGGTATGTCGACAATACCGTCGCCAAACGCCTGCTGGCCGTGAGCGGCATGGCGGCAGTCCGGCGCGGCGGCGGGGTCAGCCGCGAAATCCGCGTCATCCTGGATCCGGCCAAGCTGCAGGCTTATGGCGTCACCGCCGCACAAGTAAATGCCCAGCTGAGCCAGGTGAACCTGAACGCAGCCGGCGGCCGCACCGAAATCGCCGGCGCCGAACAGTCGATCCGCGTACTGGGCAACGCCCGCAACGCACGCGATCTGGGCGCCACCCAGATCGCCATTTCCGGCGCGCGCACGGTCAAACTGTCCGACATCGCCGACGTGCGCGACATGTATGCCGAACAGCGCAGCATGTCGCTGATGAACGGCCGCCAGGTCACCAGTTTCAGCCTGGAAAAAGCCAAGGGCTCGTCCGACGTGACCGTCTATGACGAAGCTATGAAGGTGCTGGACAAGCTGAAGAAGGAAAACCCCAAGGTCCAGTTCAAGCAGCTCTACACCAGCGTCGACTATACCAAGGGCCAGTATCACAGCGCCATGTCGGCGATGATCGAAGGTGCCGTGCTGGCGGTCGTCATCGTCTTCCTGTTCTTGCGCGACTGGCGCGCGACCATGATTTCTGCCCTTGCGATCCCGCTGTCGGCGATCCCGTCCTTCTGGTTCATGGAAATGCTGGGCTTTACGCTGAATGGCATTTCGCTGCTGGCATTGAGCCTGGTGGCTGGCGTGTTGGTCGACGACGCCATCGTGGAAATCGAGAATATCGTCCGCCATATGCGCATGGGCAAATCCGCCTATCAGGCGTCGATCGACGCGGCGGACGAAATCGGCCTCGCCGTGCTGGCGACCACCATGGCGATCGTCGCCGTATTCCTGCCGGTTGCACTGATGCCGGGCATTTCCGGCCAGTTCTTCATCCAGTTCGGCATGACCGTGGTCGTATCGGTGCTGATGAGCCTCGCCGTCGCGCGCCTCATCACGCCGATGATCGCCGCCTATTTCCTCAAGGCTCATGGCGAGGAAAGCCATGGCGAAGGCTGGCTGATGGACCGCTACATGAGCGTGCTCCACTGGTCGCTCGAAGACCGCAAGGCCAAGGCGCGCCGCGCGCGCGGTGGCTTCGGCAACCGGTTCGTCGCCTTCTTCATCGACCATCGTGTCTGGACGCTGGGTGCAGGCATCCTGGCCTTCATCGCCACCCTGTTCGCCTTCGGTACTCTGCCGATGACCTTCCAGCCAACAATCAACACCGATTTCAGCCAGGTGAAGATCGAGACCGTGCCGGGCAGCACGCTGGAACAGACCACCGCCATCACCCGCAAGGTCGCCGATATGCTGGCCGCGGACAAGGATGTCGTGGAAGCCGCCTTTGCCGATATCGAACCGACCAGCGCCAGCATCTTCCTGACGCTCAAGAAGGATCGCCCGATCTCGTCGGTAGAATGGGAACGCAAGGTTGCACCCAAGTTCCAGACCGTTGCCGACGCGCGGGTGAATTTCCAGTCGCAGTCGGGCGGCGGCTTTGGCCGTGACATCATCATGATGTTCGGTTCGGATGATCCGGTACTGCTGGAGAAGACCGCGAACCAGCTGGTGCACGACATGGCCGGCATTCCCGAACTGCGTGCACCGCGTGTGCAAGGTGACATGCAGCGGCCGGAAATCATCATCAAGCCGCGTCTCGACCTGGCCGCCAGCATGGGCGTAACCACGGCCGCGCTCAGCCAGTCGATCCGGATCGCGACCATCGGCGACATCGACCAGAATGTGGCAAAATTCTCGCTATCCGATCGCCAGATACCGATCCGCGTGTCCCTGGCCGAGGAAAGCCGTAAGGATATCGCGACGATCGAGAATATGCCCGTGCCGACCGTCAACGGTGGCTCTGTTCCACTCAAGGTCGTTGCCGACATCAGCTTTGGCGCAGGCCCGACGCAGATCCGCCGCTATAATCAGATCCGCCGTGTCGTCGTCGGCGCCGATCTGGCACCCGGCGTGGTTACCAGCCAAGCGACGCAGAAAATCAATGCCCTGCCACTGATGAAGGCGATCAACGAAGGTCGTGTCCAGGGCGTGCAGAAGATCAATGCCGGCGACAGCAAGTTCCAGGCCGAGATGCTGACCAACTTCGTGATCGCAGTCGCCTCCGGCATCCTGCTGGTGCTGGCGGTACTGACCCTGCTCTATAAGCGGATCATGCCGCCGTTCGTGAACCTGGGATCGCTGTTGCTGGCGCCGCTAGGCGGGGCGATTGCACTGCATATTGCTGGCCAGCCCATGTCTCTGCCGGTGTTCATCGGCCTGCTGATGCTGCTGGGGATCGTCGCCAAGAATTCGATCCTTGTCATCGATTTCGCGCTGGAAGAGATGGAGAAGGGCGTACCCAAGCAAGCCGCGATCATCGACGCTGGCCACAAGCGCGCCCAGCCGATCGTCATGACCACGGTCGCAATGGTCGCGGGCATGGTGCCAACCGCCTTGTCGCTGTCTGGCGACTCTGCATGGCGCGCACCGATGGGCATTACCGTGATCGGCGGGTTGCTGCTGTCGACGGTGCTGACATTGGTGATCGTGCCGGCCGTGTTCAGCCTGGCGCTGGGCGTGGAGCAATGGGTCGGACCGCGGCTCAGTCGCCGTTTCCTTACCCATAAGCAGGACGGCCTGCATCCTGGCGGCCATAGCCAGCCGGCGGAATAAGAGGAACACGGCCGCCGTGTCAAAATATGCGCTTGTCTGAACGAAACGGGCGCGTAACCGTTTCACCGTCATGAAGCTGCTGCGCATGCCCCGTTCGCCCCTCGACGCCGCCGCCCATCCCGCGCGGCGCATGCGGTTGGTGGCGACGGGGATGCTACTGGCGATGGCGGCGATCTTCATCACAGCGCGCGTCACCGTCCACCTCCACCCCGCCATCGGTTTCGTCCAGGCCTTTGCCGAGGCGGCAATGGTGGGCGGCCTGGCAGACTGGTTCGCGGTCACGGCCCTGTTCCGTCATCCGTTGGGTCTGCCGATCCCGCACACGGCGATCATCCCGCGCAACAAGGACCGGATCGGCGACACGCTGGCAGTCTTCCTGCGCGACAATTTCCTGATTCCCGCTGTAGTGGCGCGCCGGATGCGCGGCATGGACGTGGCAGGCGCAGCCGGGCGCTTCCTGGCCAGCCCCTCGGGCGGCGATGGACGGCTGCGCGTCGGCGCCTCCCGACTGCTGGCAGACATGCTGGAAGCACTGGATCAGGAGCGGCTGGGCGGCATGGTCAAGAGCGCGATCGGCCAGCGGATGCGCGCGATCAATGTCGGCCCGCTAATCGGCCAGGCGATCGAAGCGGCGATGCGCGACGGCCGTCATGCGCCGGTGATGGACAGTATCATTCGATGGGCGGACAAGGCGCTGGAGGCCAATGACCATTTGATCCGCCAGATGGTGCAGGAGCGCGCCGGCAAGGTATTGCGCTGGACTGGGCTGGACGAGAATCTGGCCAATGCGATCCTCAACGGCCTGCGCAAGTTGCTGGCCGACATGGCCGCCGATCCCGATCACAGCCTGCGCCTCAAGGCTGAGGAAGGCATGGCAAAGCTGGCCTTTGACCTGCAGTTCGACCTGGAAATGCAAGCGAAGGCAGCGACGATACGCGATGAGATTCTCGACAATCCGGCAATGCAGCGCTGGATTGAGGGGATGTGGGAACAGGCGCGCGCCGGCCTGCTGCGCGCGGTACGCGATCCAGGCAAGGCGATGGCCGGGCGACTGGGCGAGGCGCTGCAGCAGCTGGGTGGCACGCTGCAGGAAGATGCCCGGCTGAAGTTGGTGATCAACCGCTTCGTACGTCGCGCCGCAGTCGGCGCCACGGCGACCTATGGCGATTCGATCGTCACGCTGGTGAGCGAGACGGTGCGCGGCTGGGATGCTGGCACGGTCACCACCCGACTGGAGAATGCCGTCGGGCGCGATTTGCAATATATCCGTATCAACGGAACCTTGGTCGGCGG
The sequence above is drawn from the Sphingobium sp. AP49 genome and encodes:
- a CDS encoding efflux RND transporter permease subunit, producing the protein MSFRNISAWAIRNPVPPLVLFAALLLAGVVSFMRMDVNQNPDISFPAVSVTVIQPGAAPTELETQVTQRIEAAVRGISGVEDITSFASEGQSLTNVQFKIGTPVDRAVNDVKNAVDQIRSDLPDGILEPQVTRIDVDGGPIAYFSAETTDMTLEELSWYVDNTVAKRLLAVSGMAAVRRGGGVSREIRVILDPAKLQAYGVTAAQVNAQLSQVNLNAAGGRTEIAGAEQSIRVLGNARNARDLGATQIAISGARTVKLSDIADVRDMYAEQRSMSLMNGRQVTSFSLEKAKGSSDVTVYDEAMKVLDKLKKENPKVQFKQLYTSVDYTKGQYHSAMSAMIEGAVLAVVIVFLFLRDWRATMISALAIPLSAIPSFWFMEMLGFTLNGISLLALSLVAGVLVDDAIVEIENIVRHMRMGKSAYQASIDAADEIGLAVLATTMAIVAVFLPVALMPGISGQFFIQFGMTVVVSVLMSLAVARLITPMIAAYFLKAHGEESHGEGWLMDRYMSVLHWSLEDRKAKARRARGGFGNRFVAFFIDHRVWTLGAGILAFIATLFAFGTLPMTFQPTINTDFSQVKIETVPGSTLEQTTAITRKVADMLAADKDVVEAAFADIEPTSASIFLTLKKDRPISSVEWERKVAPKFQTVADARVNFQSQSGGGFGRDIIMMFGSDDPVLLEKTANQLVHDMAGIPELRAPRVQGDMQRPEIIIKPRLDLAASMGVTTAALSQSIRIATIGDIDQNVAKFSLSDRQIPIRVSLAEESRKDIATIENMPVPTVNGGSVPLKVVADISFGAGPTQIRRYNQIRRVVVGADLAPGVVTSQATQKINALPLMKAINEGRVQGVQKINAGDSKFQAEMLTNFVIAVASGILLVLAVLTLLYKRIMPPFVNLGSLLLAPLGGAIALHIAGQPMSLPVFIGLLMLLGIVAKNSILVIDFALEEMEKGVPKQAAIIDAGHKRAQPIVMTTVAMVAGMVPTALSLSGDSAWRAPMGITVIGGLLLSTVLTLVIVPAVFSLALGVEQWVGPRLSRRFLTHKQDGLHPGGHSQPAE
- a CDS encoding DUF445 domain-containing protein, giving the protein MKLLRMPRSPLDAAAHPARRMRLVATGMLLAMAAIFITARVTVHLHPAIGFVQAFAEAAMVGGLADWFAVTALFRHPLGLPIPHTAIIPRNKDRIGDTLAVFLRDNFLIPAVVARRMRGMDVAGAAGRFLASPSGGDGRLRVGASRLLADMLEALDQERLGGMVKSAIGQRMRAINVGPLIGQAIEAAMRDGRHAPVMDSIIRWADKALEANDHLIRQMVQERAGKVLRWTGLDENLANAILNGLRKLLADMAADPDHSLRLKAEEGMAKLAFDLQFDLEMQAKAATIRDEILDNPAMQRWIEGMWEQARAGLLRAVRDPGKAMAGRLGEALQQLGGTLQEDARLKLVINRFVRRAAVGATATYGDSIVTLVSETVRGWDAGTVTTRLENAVGRDLQYIRINGTLVGGLVGLAIHAIDTFL